In Colletotrichum destructivum chromosome 8, complete sequence, the following proteins share a genomic window:
- a CDS encoding Putative calcium/proton exchanger, sodium/calcium exchanger membrane region: MKKASPDPPDIDSRRSSAPRTSHGAHPSSSKRSDADRPADIVTNLPRSFSSKSSTLALQRDKNNNNYNNTVINPTTYTTASTDSRNHGAAANGISPRHTGDGSPFGYPDDFTNKASPLSLENVATSKEASPSGPVVDDAGAVSSSHENGKGNNNPDQKPQMPVFTRFYLTCRMILFHSWVNVLLIFVPIGIVVQALQLNPGIVFAVNAIAIIPLAGLLSHATESVASKLGDTIGALLNVTFGNAVELIIFIALVKNEIRIVQASLLGSILANLLLILGMSFFLGGLRYREQIYNSTVTQMSACLLSLSVISLVLPTAFHASFQNSFKAEDQTLKISRGTSVILLLVYILYLLFQLRSHAYMYESTPQHIVDAESAPGPAIGFFDSSSSEDISDSDADSDSSDSSGGTVRKTMRKVMRAGRRRKSSAASLNTDGLPKIRTSSIGTSHGSEGSVGRPAVPRFNSGGSDEALEEEKSRKHRKHRRRYHKYHKKSKKRTGAGLVDTDDHEPIIGGQVETPLESGEPRRHDFADQDVAPTGGATDAVQSNSRARPVSGLRGLSIKSFAPAVFTAPPDSPSMAAAPSSGPVPRVRFGIRRTNSLPDRLNQYGGNVRAPGAMFPAQIPVATVNSGLGVAEKAVENDHLSRTAAILLLLFSTGLVAVCAEFLVGSINEVVATSPLGEIFIGLIILPIVGNAAEHVTAVTVAMKNKMDLAIGVAVGSSIQIALFITPIVVIIGWALDRDMSLYFTLFETVCLFVSTFIVNFLVLDGRSNYLEGALLCATYIIIALVAFFYPNSNEASSMGV; the protein is encoded by the exons ATGAAGAAAGCCTCTCCTGATCCTCCCGACATAGACAGCAGACGATCTAGTGCACCTAGGACCTCGCATGGCGCCCACCCTAGCTCTTCCAAACGATCCGACGCAGATAGACCGGCAGACATAGTCACCAATCTCCCTCGTAGCTTCTCTAGCAAGTCATCTACCCTCGCATTACAGCGAGAtaagaacaacaacaactacaACAATACCGTCATCAACCCAACTACCTACACCACGGCGTCCACCGACAGCAGAAATCATGGCGCCGCAGCCAACGGCATCTCTCCTCGTCATACCGGCGATGGTTCACCCTTTGGCTACCCGGACGACTTCACCAACAAAGCTAgtcccctctccctcgagAATGTTGCCACATCGAAGGAggcttcgccgtcggggcCTGTCGTAGACGACGCGGGAGCCGTCTCGTCATCGCACGAGAACGGCAAAGGCAACAACAACCCTGATCAGAAACCTCAGATGCCTGTCTTCACCCGCTTCTATCTCACTTGCAGGATGATCTTATTCCACAGCTGGGTCAACGTTCTGCTCATCTTTGTGcccatcggcatcgtcgtGCAGGCCCTCCAACTCAACCCGGGGATCGTCTTCGCCGTgaacgccatcgccatcatcccgctcgccggcctgctcaGTCACGCCACCGAGTCTGTCGCCAGTAAGCTGGGTGACACCATTGGCGCTTTGTTGAATGTAACCTTCGGCAATGCCGTAGAGTTGATTATCTT catcgccctcgtcaag AATGAGATTCGTATCGTTCAGGCCTCTCTCCTCGGCTCTATTTTGGCCAACCTTTTGCTCATTTTGGGCAtgtccttcttcctcggtgGCCTACGCTATCGCGAGCAG ATTTACAACAGCACCGTCACGCAGATGAGTGCTTGTTTGCTCAGCTTGAGCGTCATCAGTCTGGTTCTACCC ACTGCCTTCCATGCCTCTTTTCAGAACAGCTTCAAAGCTGAAGATCAGACTCTGAAAATCAGTCGTGGTACCAGTGTA ATCCTCCTCCTAGTGTACATCTTGTACCTCCTATTCCAGCTCAGATCCCACGCCTACATGTATGAGTCAACTCCACAGCACATTGTGGATGCTGAGTCCGCTCCCGGTCCAGCCATTGGCTTCTTTGACTCTTCAAGCTCGGAAGACATATCAGACTCAGACGCGGACTCAGACAGTTCGGACAGCTCTGGCGGAACCGTCCGTAAGACAATGAGAAAGGTGATGCGCGCCGGTCGAAGGCGCAAGTCTAGTGCGGCCTCCCTAAACACCGACGGACTCCCCAAGATTCGTACCTCTTCAATTGGCACCTCCCACGGCTCCGAGGGGTCCGTTGGCCGCCCTGCCGTTCCGCGTTTTAACTCGGGCGGTAGCGATGAGGCCTTGGAAGAGGAGAAGTCTCGCAAGCACCGCAAACACCGCAGGCGCTACCACAAGTACCACAAGaagtcgaagaagaggaccGGTGCCGGCCTCGTTGACACCGACGACCACGAGCCTATCATCGGCGGACAAGTCGAAACCCCTCTTGAGAGCGGTGAACCTCGCCGTCACGACTTTGCCGATCAAGATGTCGCACCGACGGGTGGGGCCACCGATGCCGTTCAATCTAACTCCCGTGCCAGACCCGTCTCGGGCCTCCGTGGCTTATCCATCAAGAGCTTCGCCCCTGCTGTCTTCACCGCTCCCCCTGATTCCCCGTCCATGGCGGCTGCTCCTTCTTCCGGTCCGGTTCCTCGCGTCCGCTTCGGCATTCGCCGCACCAACTCCCTTCCCGACCGACTGAACCAGTACGGTGGCAACGTCCGCGCTCCTGGCGCCATGTTCCCCGCCCAGATCCCCGTGGCCACGGTCAACAGCGGGCTCGGTGTTGCCGAAAAGGCCGTCGAAAATGACCACCTCTCtcgcaccgccgccatcctcctACTTCTCTTCTCcaccggcctcgtcgccgtctgcGCCGAGTTCCTGGTCGGTTCCATCAACGAGGTCGTCGCAACCAGCCCTCTTGGCGAGATCTTCATTGGCCTCATCATCCTACCCATCGTCGGCAACGCCGCAGAGCACGTCACGGCCGTTACCGTCGCCATGAAGAACAAGATGGATCTCGCCAttggcgtcgccgtcggcagctCCATCCAGATTGCTCTCTTCATCACCCCTATTGTCGTTATAATCGGCTGGGCTCTGGACCGCGACATGTCGCTCTACTTCACCCTATTCGAGACCGTATGTCTGTTTGTCTCGACCTTCATCGTCAACTTCCTGGTCCTCGATGGCAGGAGCAACTACCTTGAGGGCGCGTTGCTGTGCGCGACgtacatcatcatcgccttgGTGGCCTTCTTTTACCCTAACTCGAACGAGGCCAGCTCCATGGGTGTTTAA
- a CDS encoding Putative serine/threonine-protein kinase, active: MSSAALQPARPTPALASPPLLAVSPSSRQYTSTHSSPTREAYDANLQNDITSPAPLQHPTSQPSGAGASVKSPDPDSSMTSRAAPANPVAIAPSSPDYQSSSSEQRKNMPPIAPPRTSSTNYSGGTTTTATTKRRDHAVEKAASSPRRGQADGTNGNADYTYSDDGSTSRSRRSHQQMAPDSPRRSTGNRPGSQPTVIPVRSHAPPQTTVSPKQPSREASEVLNRMVVSQPEVDVAREKERLAEAQPTRVGSSHDDAAPPPVVGMSEHDDGRRGGRSRHDHSGKREKVVRFGDYILGNTIGEGEFGKVKLGWKNDGGVQVAIKLIKRDSVGNNPSRLAKIYREIAILRGISHPNIVRLHEMVETERHIGIILEYASGGELFDYILNHRYLKDNAARRLFAQLVSGVGYLHKKGIVHRDLKLENLLLDRNRNIIITDFGFANTFDAEEELSEEEELNLGDREFVKKLGLDRVKTNGTRKGDLMQTSCGSPCYAAPELVVSDSLYTGRKVDVWSCGVILYAMLAGYLPFDDDPANPEGDNINLLYKYIVNTPLTFPEYVTPHARDLLRRILVPNPRKRADLFEVARHSWLSEYAHVVEFITSSTTTPNEIQNTTVPSEDDFAEAPGIGRSASVREASKTKANTPTSVGGLASKHAKIDADAEAAAIAKQQKDNKRRTVQVEYVAPTTQTQRGEPASTGGKSRPRSNSQGPVEIVEGQPFQEKPLPRDPPVSRDSYRAGRQAGPPPSAHRNTAAAPSRPTRDTRATSDNAFVSSTSSAPATGRPQTGGSMASGSMGLGAGSRASYSQPIPPAVAGTNAHGRIQQPSSQEPQAMGRPSVSVPAKFAKVAGFPPEQELAQTQSQSQTPPQSSDGRGHGHKRSSTISSLLGRNGSIFGGKNRSKRPESQIMDKSRKYPPVSMPNNMPVEGQSRPSIDSRASRQSFSRAFGKKRSGSIAGSQTSHEKQNRRFSLIPQSFSLKAIGIGRDYDRPPSEPQSQPDLPIQEPPEVDEHGRYVDQRGQSRGYDGGYDQGYRQPPGSNSAPQLQGQDWQNQQQGYQQQQHMGPIGQPSAVPGYMQQGAVLNTGSEESFENAQPQQHHHQQQQHQQRRQSSAPYQGGGSYEPGGYDGQQQFNSPRANGRSGLLQKNTKKFTDAEYTGHQGSSGAAKRVMDFFRRRGKARGGDER; the protein is encoded by the exons ATGTCCTCGGCCGCTCTGCAGCCTGCCCGTCCAACACCAGCTTTGGCATCACCGCCTTTACTCGCAGTGTCACCGAGCAGCCGCCAGTACACGTCGACACACTCCTCTCCAACCCGCGAGGCGTACGATGCCAATTTGCAAAACGACATTACCTCTCCTGCACCGTTACAACACCCCACGAGCCAACCAAGCGGAGCCGGCGCGTCTGTGAAGAGTCCTGATCCAGATTCGTCCATGACGTCCCGAGCTGCCCCGGCCAAccccgtcgccatcgcgCCTTCATCCCCAGACTACCAGTCTTCATCCTCCGAACAACGCAAAAACATGCCTCCAATCGCCCCCCCTCGGACGTCTTCGACGAATTACTCGGGCGGAACGACCACCACGGCTACCACAAAAAGACGTGATCACGCTGTCGAAAAGGCGGCTTCTTCACCGCGACGCGGTCAAGCAGATGGCACAAACGGCAATGCCGACTACACCTACTCCGACGATGGCTCCACGTCACGCAGCAGGAGATCACATCAGCAAATGGCCCCCGATTCGCCCCGTCGATCTACTGGTAACCGACCCGGAAGCCAGCCGACAGTGATTCCCGTCCGATCACACGCACCGCCCCAGACAACCGTGTCTCCCAAACAACCCTCGCGCGAAGCGAGCGAGGTTTTGAATAGAATGGTTGTCTCTCAGCCCGAGGTAGACGTCGCTCGCGAAAAGGAGCGACTTGCAGAGGCACAACCCACTCGCGTTGGGTCCTCTCATGATGACGCCGCACCGCCCCCCGTCGTTGGTATGTCTGAGCACGACGATGGCAGACGAGGAGGCAGAAGCCGACACGACCATTCCGGGAAGCGCGAGAAGGTGGTTCGATTCGGCGACTATATCCTAGGCAACACAatcggcgagggcgagttTGGAAAAGTGAAGCTTGGCTGGAAAAACGATGGCGGCGTGCAG GTTGCCATCAAGCTGATCAAGCGGGACAGTGTAGGCAACAATCCCTCTAGGCTGGCCAAGATTTACCGCGAGATTGCCATTCTCAGAGGCATTTCTCACCCTAACATTGTTCGCCTGCATGAGATGGTCGAGACCGAAAGGCATATCGGAATCATTCTCGAGTATGCTTCCGGAGGCGAACTATTCGACTACATCCTGAACCACCGGTATCTCAAGGACAATGCAGCCCGAAGGCTCTTTGCCCAGCTTGTCTCTGGCGTGGGCTATCTGCACAAAAAAGGCATCGTCCACAGGGACCTGAAGTTGGAAAACCTGCTTCTGGACCGGAACcgcaacatcatcatcaccgactTTGGCTTTGCTAACACGTttgacgccgaggaagaactttccgaagaggaggagctgAATCTTGGCGACCGCGAGTTCGTCAAGAAGTTGGGCCTGGATAGAGTCAAGACCAACGGTACAAGAAAAGGCGATCTGATGCAGACCAGCTGTGGCAGTCCTTGCTATGCTGCTCCGGAACTTGTCGTCAGCGATTCTCTGTACACTGGCCGCAAGGTCGATGTATGGAGTTGCGGTGTAATCTTG TACGCCATGCTGGCCGGCTACCTCCCCTTTGATGATGACCCCGCGAACCCTGAGGGCGACAACATCAATCTTCTGTACAAGTACATTGTCAACACACCCCTTACCTTTCCCGAATACGTTACGCCCCATGCGCGTGATCTTCTCCGGAGAATACTAGTCCCCAACCCAAGAAAACGAGCGGATCTCTTCGAGGTGGCGCGGCATAGCTGGCTGAGCGAGTACGCTCATGTCGTGGAGTTCATTACTAGTAGCACCACGACGCCGAATGAGATCCAGAACACGACTGTGCCGTCAGAGGATGACTTTGCGGAAGCACCCGGCATTGGACGTAGCGCATCGGTTCGCGAGGCGTCCAAGACCAAAGCCAACACCCCCACATCGGTCGGGGGGCTTGCGAGCAAGCATGCCAAGATCGATGCCGACGCTGAGGCAGCCGCTATTGCAAAGCAGCAGAAGGACAACAAGCGTCGCACCGTACAGGTCGAGTACGTGGCGCCCACGACACAAACTCAAAGGGGAGAGCCAGCATCGACAGGTGGCAAGTCTCGACCGCGCTCGAACAGCCAAGGCCCGGTGGAGATCGTGGAAGGTCAGCCGTTTCAAGAGAAGCCGCTCCCCAGAGACCCTCCTGTCTCGAGAGACTCATACAGAGCCGGCCGGCAGGCCGGCCCACCACCAAGTGCCCATCGCAACACTGCGGCGGCACCTTCAAGGCCGACGCGTGACACCCGTGCGACATCTGACAACGCGTtcgtctcctcgacctcgagcgcACCGGCGACTGGAAGACCTCAGACGGGAGGCTCAATGGCATCAGGGTCGATGGGACTGGGAGCTGGAAGCCGTGCGTCATACAGTCAACCCATACCTCCGGCCGTCGCGGGTACCAATGCCCATGGAAGAATCCAACAGCCCAGCTCCCAGGAGCCTCAAGCCATGGGACGTCCCAGCGTCAGCGTGCCCGCCAAGTTTGCCAAGGTTGCTGGGTTTCCTCCAGAGCAGGAACTCGCGCAGACTCAAAGCCAGAGCCAGACGCCACCTCAGTCAAGCGACGGCAGAGGCCATGGACACAAGCGTTCCAGCACCATTAGCTCTCTGCTGGGTCGCAACGGTTCCATTTTTGGGGGTAAGAACCGCAGCAAACGACCCGAGTCTCAGATCATGGACAAGAGCCGAAAGTATCCTCCGGTTAGCATGCCCAACAACATGCCGGTTGAAGGCCAGTCTCGTCCTTCGATAGACTCTAGGGCCTCGAGACAATCTTTCTCCAGGGCCTTCGGAAAGAAGCGAAGCGGCAGCATCGCCGGCTCCCAGACTTCCCACGAGAAGCAGAACAGACGGTTTTCGTTGATCCCGCAGTCCTTCTCGCTGAAGGCTATTGGCATCGGCAGAGATTACGATCGCCCCCCTTCGGAGCCTCAGTCTCAGCCCGATCTGCCCATTCAAGAGCCTCCCGAGGTCGATGAGCACGGCCGATACGTGGATCAGCGAGGACAGTCTCGTGGTTACGATGGCGGTTATGACCAGGGATATAGACAGCCGCCCGGTTCCAACTCGGCACCACAGCTACAGGGCCAGGATTGGCAAAACCAGCAACAGGGctatcagcagcagcagcacatGGGCCCAATCGGCCAACCCAGCGCTGTGCCGGGCTACATGCAACAAGGTGCTGTTCTTAACACTGGTTCGGAGGAGTCGTTCGAGAACGcacagccacagcagcatcatcatcagcagcagcagcaccagcagcggAGGCAGTCAAGCGCACCGTATCAAGGCGGTGGATCTTACGAGCCCGGAGGCTACGATGGACAACAGCAATTCAACTCTCCCCGTGCAAATGGTCGCTCTGGCCTGTTACAGAAGAACACTAAGAAGTTCACGGACGCAGAGTACACTGGCCATCAAGGCAGCAGCGGAGCCGCCAAGAGAGTCATGGACTTCTTCCGCAGGCGCGGCAAGGCgagaggcggcgacgagagatAG
- a CDS encoding Putative phosphatidylinositol anchor biosynthesis protein PIGW/GWT1 has translation MPDTTAASYKKLKEDFVSNLSGGSVSEINYVTAVAPVAVLLWSVLQSRQSFFKPYTVLGAAVDYLLNVTAILLSTTLYASSPLLLSALLLAPAALIYAFPANIGAPRRKPAIPPSYLKSKAGAATVPLPVLPVKPFLTHYRGTMLVVTCVAILAVDFRLFPRRFAKVETWGTSLMDIGVGSFVYSAGVVAARPVLKERAEGKSTPLTTRLLRSMRHSLPLLVLGVIRLLSVKGLDYAEHVSEYGVHWNFFFTLGLLPPFVAIFQSALKIVPSYAALAIILSVLYQVALESTDLKAYILTAPRIDLLSKNREGIFSFFGYLAIFLAGQDTGMYVLPRSINTKSDSTPSSQRKTLLLTMAIWSAVWAGLFFLTTSYSYGDGLSVSRRLANLPYILWTAAFNSTQLLAYAMVDTIFFPSSYNATDAESEKDAYETATSRVLRAYNRNGLFLFLLANVLTGLVNMTVPTLHVGPLATMSILIAYSGTVTGIALGLDAYNISIKL, from the exons ATGCCCGACACTACTGCCGCGAGCtacaagaagctcaaggaggaCTTTGTCTCGAACCTCTCCGGCGGCTCCGTCTCCGAGATCAACTATGTGACCGCAGTTGCTCCC GTCGCCGTCCTGCTATGGTCTGTCCTCCAGTCCCGCCAATCCTTCTTCAAGCCATACACGGTGCTGGGAGCCGCCGTTGACTACCTCCTCAACGTCAccgccatcctcctctcGACGACTCTCTACgcttcctcccccctgcTCTTGAGCGCACTGCTCCTTGCCCCCGCCGCCCTGATCTACGCCTTTCCTGCCAACATCGGTGCCCCTCGCAGGAAACCCGCCATACCTCCCAGCTATCTGAAGTCCAAGGCCGGGGCCGCCACCGTGCCGCTCCCCGTATTGCCTGTCAAGCCGTTCCTGACGCACTATCGCGGCACCATGTTAGTCGTCACCtgcgtcgccatcctcgccgtcgattTTCGCCTCTTCCCTCGCCGCTTCGCCAAAGTCGAGACATGGGGGACTTCGCTGATGGACATAGGCGTTGGCTCCTTCGTATACAGTGCCGGTGTCGTCGCTGCGCGGCCTGTCTTGAAGGagcgcgccgagggcaaATCGACACCCTTGACGACGCGCCTGCTGCGGTCCATGCGCCATTCCTTACCGCTACTTGTCCTGGGTGTCATCCGCCTGCTCAGCGTCAAGGGTTTAGACTACGCCGAACATGTGTCCGAGTACGGTGTACATTggaacttcttcttcacacTGGGCTTGCTACCGCCTTTTGTAGCCATCTTCCAGTCCGCCCTCAAGATCGTCCCTAGCTACGCCGCTCTCGCCATCATTCTCAGCGTGCTGTATCAAGTCGCCCTTGAGAGCACGGACCTAAAGGCCTACATTCTGACCGCTCCGAGAATAGACCTGCTTTCCAAGAACCGAGAGGGCATCTTCAGCTTCTTCGGCTACTTAGCCATCTTCCTCGCTGGCCAGGACACTGGCATGTACGTCTTGCCCCGCAGTATCAACACCAAGAGTGACAGTACTCCTTCCTCCCAGCGCAAGACGCTCCTTCTGACGATGGCGATATGGTCTGCCGTCTGGGCGGGGCTTTTCTTCCTTACCACGAGCTACAGCTACGGCGACGGTCTAAGTGTTTCGCGTCGCCTAGCCAATCTGCCCTACATTTTATGGACCGCTGCCTTTAACTCGACGCAACTCCTGGCTTACGCCATGGTTGATACCATCTTCTTCCCGTCGTCCTACAACGCAACCGACGCGGAGTCGGAGAAGGACGCCTACGAGACTGCCACAAGTAGGGTTCTCCGCGCCTACAACCGCAACGGCCTATTTCTGTTCCTGTTGGCCAACGTTCTGACTGGCCTGGTCAATATGACGGTACCCACGCTACACGTTGGGCcgctggcgacgatgagCATCTTGATCGCGTACAGCGGAACCGTCACGGGCATCGCCCTGGGCCTGGACGCGTACAACATCTCCATCAAGTTGTAG